The nucleotide sequence tacgttgatgcagacgcgcagcccaccatcctcgcctggatggggagctacggcgggtaagcggcggctgccactcatgattcttgactcctgcagctcctgaatgatctcgctgatgaactcccgagggtttggccctccttgccttgttccttcctgagggaaatgtgctttgaagcacgcctccaagtggtgcccaagcgcctccctcgtgatcttggcaaagtcgatggccctccaggggagagcccccgagccttgcccaaggagggcgccgggcgcaccttcctatacgacagaaggaggcgccccttggacgggcacGGATCCCGAGGGTTCagaccaggcgatgtcttctttTTCTTAGGGGctgcctcgggaagtcttccaCTCCTATGAACTGGGTCTtcgattgatgcggcttggaaagctcgctcaagggaacacactgcatccctctcctcacaaggcactgtgatggctccaccgcttcctggcatcttgaggacattgtagccgtgatgggtcactgccatgaacttggccagggccgggtacccgaggatggcattgtatggcaggtgaatgtgggcgatgtcgaagttgatgagctcggtgcggtagttgccgcgctgcccaaaggtgacaggaaggcggacttgccctatcggaactgtggaaccatcagtgactcctgagaaaggcttggttggttgaagctgattgtatggcacttggagattgttgaatgtctcgacggacaggatgttgagtcctgctccgccatcgatgagggtcctggtgacctgcacattgctgatgattggggagcaaagcatggggaggactccggccgtggctgcgcacttgagctgatctgcagagctgaatgtgatagcgcacactgaccacctgagagggtgcgtggcctcaagcttggggaggactgcattcacctcgcgagcaaactgcttgaagatgcgctgagaggccggggtctgtgcgccgcccaagatgcaagcgattgcgcgcggctcctggaagcccccagccccttcgtcttgatgatggtcttcatttctccttggctgaggtggcagaggagggaggcctgcgttgccttgtgggcaatcctcgcgaggctgatcccgccaacctccctcgcgaggctggtcctgccagcggtcctcgcgaggtcggtcacgccacccttgacgagggccacggtcttcccattgtcctccacctcttcctcctcctcggccatagccccggtcgttgcgcttggggcgtcggccGGCACACACATCTCGCACAgtcctgagctcttggcattcgttggtgctgtgggtgtggaggtcatggtacacacagtaccggctgcccttggatgactcgggctgatccctgcctcgcttggtgtcttgTTCTGCTGCAAGCacaacagcccccttgcgcttcacgtccttgaccttgggcttcttctcttctggatcggcagccggaagcttgaggagggagagacgcccttccttagccctggcgcacttggtcgccaagttgaacagctccagggatgtgcacaggtcttcgtggattgctagctcctctttcatcttgatgtcacgcacaccGTCAGAGAAggatgagatgatggcctcctcagtcaccctgggggtctttaggcgagcgttgttgaagcgctggatgtacttttgcagggtctctcctggctgctgcttgatgcggcgcaggtcgctcatggccgggggccggccacgagtgccctggaagttggcgatgaagcgagtgcgcatctcgtcccaggaggaaatcatgccgagagccaggtttaggagccaggtgcgggcaccgttcttgagtgccatgggaaaccagttcgccatgaccttctcgtccccattggcggccatgacccaaggcaccccaagtaaatatttcaaaggatactccggcatctaagcttggggatgccccggttggcatcccatctttcttcttcaacaaatatcggtatacctcgatttttgttttgttcacatgatttgtgtcctttgtgtttgtatttttctttaagaatcatgctagtatgagatagctcttcattgatttatagaatacttcatgtgcttcacttatatcttttaagtatgatcttatagaattgctctttgtgcttcacttaaaattgtttgagtatggttttatagaatgcttcgtacgcttcacttatacattttgagcttggatattagccggtctatattaattgtagagtgctccaggaacttcacttatacattttgagcttggatattagccggtctatattaattgtagaatgctccaggaacttcacttatatcttttggagtatgaataataataTAATTTAAAGTGACCTGCTATTTTACTCTTATTTGTACATAATTCACTATTAAACCCTGAATATCAATGCATTGGTTATTCATTTGCTTGTGTTATGGATTTTCAAACAGTTTTGTGTATATATAGATATGCAAGCTTCAGATACATAATATGTAGTTTGTAAAATTATGATGCTTTTGCTTGGGCTGACACGCCTCATACCGGTAGTATTAGTTTGTAGTTGAGTTTTCATCATACCGGTAGTATTAGTTTGTAGTTGAGTTTTCATCTGCCAAAGTAGTAGATATTTTTTAGCTTTATGATTTTTCAGAACAGTTATGTGTATATTTACTGTAATAACAAGTTTATTAGTTTTCATATGCCAAAGTAATagataactatgtcacatctagatgaatCTTGGACAGACTCATAATAAATACCAACTCTTTCATCCACAGTAACAGTAGCCCATGTATCTAACCGATGTTCTTGTCATCCTCCTTCCCGAGAAGATGGATTGCAAAATAAGTTGGGCCTCCGAGTGACTTTGGCTCAAACAGATACtacatccgttccaaaatataagacgtttttacaGTCCAATTTGAAATACAAAAAATGTCCTATTTTGTTACGGAGGCAGTACATTTGAAAAACAGAGTTACACAGCACAAAGAGAACTATATTCCTCCCCTTGATTTCCTAGTGCAGTGTaagaaaatactccctccattcctaaatatttgtctttttagagatttcaaatgagttactatatacggatgtatatagacatattttagagtgtagattcactcattttgctctgtatgtagtcatttgttgaaatctctagaaagacaaatatttaggaacagagggagtagcagcATAATCATATCAACTTAGCTGCACAACAAACAAGTAGCACAAACAGATTCCTTCCCTTGATTTCCTTGTGCCTGACTGGTTCCATTCATGCCGCATGGGGAAGGCATACATCAAGATCACAATCTCTGACAGTCATAATTAACCTACTCATTGTGCAGAAATCAAATGTTTATTACTGCTCTTGCTACCTTACCTGACAACCGCACCGATCATTGTCAGATCAAGCCACACAAAATAAACTCCATGTTAATTTTAGATGACCACAGTACGGACATGCATAGTCACAAGTACCCTATTGGCGATCAACCTGTAGTCAACTATCCAGTACGTCACAGCATAACCTCAATCAGCATCATCCCCAGTCCTTGATACACCGGCCTGACCTCCAGCATTCGCATCATCATCAGTTCTCTCGGCATGGGGGCTACCTATGGGCTCTTCAGCCTGCAGCGCCTCCGCACCTTGTTCCAGCATCTCCTTCTCATCATTTTGCTGAGTACCTGCCCAAATTATGCATACTCAGACTGTTGATATTCAGGAGTACAGGAAGAAAGCATCAAGTACGgggacaaaaacaaaaaaacagacaaTACATGCAGACTGGAGAATCAACATTCAGGATTCTAGCCACAATTCTGCAGCTATATATTCACTTCAATGGAATTGAGATATATAACAGCAAACACTCGCTTTATGAGCTCATTGTCATTCGCAATACATAGCCAGAGATGTACAAATAAAGAGATGAGTCATAAAAGAACTTAAGAGCCATAAAAAGCAATGGTAGCTTTGTGTTGCAGGAATTGAAATTTTACCACATAAATGGATAACATAAGTCCCGCTTTTGACTGGAAAAAGGTGAAACACACCAAAGGTGAAGTGTGGTAGCAGTGTCCTTTAACTTGTACGCCTTCTGCATCAGGTAGTCCGTAAATATAAAAATAATTATCGTAATCTAGTGTTTCTTACGATTTCAAGATGCCTCCAAAATGCTACTTGTACTGAGCACAAACTTTTTTTTTACTTCTCTGATCACCTTAGAGTTTTGCCACTACAAAAGAGTAACAAACAAACCACAATTATGTTCCTGACCTTGATAAGCTTAGCGACGACAATGAAGAGGTGAAAACTACTAAACCGTAAAAAGGATTTACGGATCACAGTAATGAACTATCAAGCAACAGACAACATGTGTGATAACTTATGTAATAACTAGGTTGCAACAGAACGATTACCACTTGATACTGCTGGAGTCGACAATGATAGTGGAAAGTTGTTATATGCCCAAGGGTAAAGCATGCTATAGTTGGAACCAAACACCCTCTCAAGCTGGAATGTGTTGATGTCCATTGAGAAAAGGCCGGCATCAGGTGATGGATTTCTGCAATGTTGTAGGAACAAGTTCCTCCCCGTCGATCTCACCTTGAAAGAGTACTGGGAAGAATCCAGTGAGATTGTCTTCAACTTCCACTGGCTGGAACTTGCACCTTTTTTCGCCTAACGAAATAACTGAGGTGAGATGTCTCATTTGGTAGCACAAACATCCCAATGATGCCCTCCCCTGCCTCCACAATGGCTATACGCACATGAGAAGAGCTGGCTCTGGCTGCGGGTGGGAGGTCTATGAGTGAGAACTGTCACCCCATACAAGCAGCCATATGCATACTGGAGCCAGCATGAGTAAGGCGATCGTGGTGCCGAAGGAGTAGCTCGCCATTCTCCGGTGCTGGAAGAGAAGACGAAGACGGCTTCCTCATGTAGGGTGAATTCCACATATATCACTCTGAAAAATGCCTCCTCTGAAGCCTCCTCGTCACCGCCCACCAGGAGGATCTGACACCCAAACGTGCGTGGCTTGTCCACTGAATGAACCCACTCGTCGAATTCAGGGAttgggggaagcaggaggtgccGCCGGTGCAAGGGGTCGCACACCACCAGCTCCGCACAGTCGCGCCTCTTGAGGAGGACAAGACCGCCGCAGATGTCCGAAATGGTCCAGTCACCGGCTGGGGTAGGGAGGAAGGACAAGGTGAAGtcagcggcgagggcgacggcttTGGCTGCAGACGCGGAGGGGTGAGGCGGTTCGGCCGGGTGGAAGACTCGGCGAAAATCGAGGAAGCCGATGAGGGGCGGGGAATGGAGCTTGTGGTACCTCCGGAGGAAGGGGCGGTCGACGACGACGCGGCGGAAGGAGGCGCAGACGGCGGAGGCTCGGATGAGGTCGCACGGGGTGGGCAGGCGGAGGAAGATTTCAGGCAGGAGGTCGTCGGGGATAGGCAGTGAGGTCATTTCCTGATGCCCATGCCGTCGCGGAGAGGAATTTTGGCTGTGCTCGAGGATGCCCATCCCGCCGCCGGTGGTGAGAAACCCTAGCTCAAGCTCAAATGTGTCAGTAGGGAGGGGAGTGTGGCTGcgcgagggatttgggggaagaAGGGAGCGAGCTCTGACGACTGGGATTTGGAAAATGTGGCTCTTGTATGTGCATGTGTGTGGGAAAATTGGATCTTTTGCCCGATAATGCCCCTCCCTTCCAAAGGCTACCAGGTGGGGCCCGGGGCCACTGTTATTGAGACAATCAAAAGGCAAATCATCAAACCCCATGTAAAATGGAGCAAATCATCAAATCCCCCGCATGTGTATGACCGTATGCGTATGGTGACTGTCAATCTGTCATGCACATTTGGCGGCCAGAATCTCTAAGGTGAGATTAGCGTTTGGGCATGATGACTGTTAAAAATAAAATTACTCTGTAATGGATTACAATCTTTTTTACCACTCCAATACAAAATTCAGTGTTATTGTTTGGCTCCGGTCTGAATTCTAACGTTGGAGCCTAATTCAGGCCCCAAACAAACAGAGTCCGACACTCTGGCGTTGGGCAGGTGCACGCCGTTCCACCAGTGACGAGCGCCGTCACCGCCTCTCGTTGAGCTTGGCTCAAATAACTTGTAAGCACGTAGGTATAACATCTATATTATACATACACGTAGCATCTGATGATGTCGAATTGATGAAGAATCATCAATTTCGTTTTGCTCATATCATATACTAGACAATGCCCCGCGCATTTCTGCGGGATGGTAGTGTGACAAAGAGCTTTTAGGAGAAGAGCACTTTAAGCAAAAAAAAAGGGTAGAAAATGGCTTCATTATAATGTAACAATGAAATCACCTTTCTCAGTATGACCAATTTGTGACCAAACTTGTATATCATGTTAGTATCCGATGATTAAAAGTAGTATGATCAGTTTGTGACCAAACATACACTGAAATAATTTCAGTATAAGTAAACTAATCAGAGAAGGTTAAGAAGGAAACAATATGACCATCATGCAAATTAATCATAATACAGTACATACTAAGGTTCAACTGTAAGACAAATTGCTTGTCTGCACCTTGACTATATTCTTAACGTTGTTGTTTATCGGGCACATGACTTCAATCAGCTTGCAGCAAATCAAGCATTCAAATTGCAAAGAGCAATTTTGATAGTATGTGCTGAAACAATACAAAGGAAGCACAAATCTAATGGTCGGGGTTCTAGGCTCTTTCTCCCCAATGCAGGGTGATGACCTGCTCGTGTAGGTGATAGAAATCGGACATATCTATGAAAAAAACATAGCAAGAGATGAGGGAAGATGCACATGCACGACCTATTGTGTTGCAAGATGCTATGGTAGAAGGCGGGCCAGATTGTCCAGATCAAGAGCTTCGAGGTGTCGCCCCACGCTATCACGAAGCAGTGTCGGCGGCTCCTCCTCGTCCGATTGGGTTGGCATGGACCACGACATGCAACACCTTGATCGTACGTCCGTCAACATGTTGGTCTGCGTCCAGAGCATATTAATGGGTAAGGGGTCAAGAAAGCAAAGGAGAAAAAAAATCCATGAAGCCTTGTTTCAGATTCGGAGGCTTTGATGGAGAAGCAGACCTTAGCAGTGATCATCGATCTTCCCAAAGAATAATATAGATAACCCAAATCATGTGGGGAAATCAACCTCCTAACTCATGAAATTGACCAAATATTACCCATCCCAGTGTTGCTCCGCAAGCGATGGTGGCGAGAAGATCAACTGGAGCCATGGCCAGGCGATGGCCAATGCATGCTAGGCAAGAATATGCAGTACATTCCGTTTATAAGGACTCAAATGGGGAAGGATTACATCCTGTGGAGATATGGTTGGTTGGTTTTAATTAGGAAGGACCGTATCAAAGAAGATGAAGGGGCGGGATGGAAGGGGAAGGGGAGAAGACGCCGCTTCACAACTCATATTGCGCCGGTATTTGAGCATATAATAAATTAATAATGGGCTGCATGTTGGCTGAAGTGGGCTGCATGTGATTGTTGGTTTGCGAGAAGTGAACGCACGGAACTGAAATGATTCACCAACTAAAACAATGAGAATAAGAACAGGCCAAGGTAGTGGATATGCTGGTCAACCTGTAGTGGGTCCCACCTGTAAGCGGGTAACAGAATGCTGACGTGGCTAGGCTGCTGAtatggataggctgcatgtcaagagaaataatatagtggggatgaactatttaggtattatagattcccACATCAAGACATTTGCCCATTCTGCGACCAAGACGACGAAACAATCAATCACCTCCTGACACAGTGTGTCTTCACGAAGGAGGTTTGGACCAAGGTGGGTCAGGCCGTGGGCATGACGGGTACGAC is from Triticum aestivum cultivar Chinese Spring chromosome 1B, IWGSC CS RefSeq v2.1, whole genome shotgun sequence and encodes:
- the LOC123132654 gene encoding uncharacterized protein; translation: MGILEHSQNSSPRRHGHQEMTSLPIPDDLLPEIFLRLPTPCDLIRASAVCASFRRVVVDRPFLRRYHKLHSPPLIGFLDFRRVFHPAEPPHPSASAAKAVALAADFTLSFLPTPAGDWTISDICGGLVLLKRRDCAELVVCDPLHRRHLLLPPIPEFDEWVHSVDKPRTFGCQILLVGGDEEASEEAFFRVIYVEFTLHEEAVFVFSSSTGEWRATPSAPRSPYSCWLQYAYGCLYGVTVLTHRPPTRSQSQLFSCAYSHCGGRGGHHWDVCATK